In Streptomyces camelliae, the sequence CCGGCGAGATCGCCGCGGCGAGCGGCGCCCGCACCCTGGTCGAGCTGGGCTCGGGCTCCTCGGAGAAGACCCGCCATCTGCTCGACGCGCTCACGCCCGCGGCGTACGTCCCGGTCGACGTCAGCGAGAGCGCCCTCACCCAGGCCGGGCAGGCGCTCGTCGAGGAGCGCCCCGGCCTCGAAGTCCACGCACTGATCGCCGACTTCACCGCCCCGCTCACCCTGCCGGCCACTCCGGGACCCCGGCTGCTGGCGTTCCTCGGCGGCACGATCGGCAATCTGCTGCCGGACGAGCGGGGGAAGTTCCTGGCCTCCGTGCGCGGGCTGCTCGCGCCGGGCGACGGGCTGCTGCTCGGCACCGACCTCGTCAAGGACGAAAACGTGCTGGTGCGGGCCTACGACGACGCGGCCGGAGTGACGGCCGAGTTCAACAAGAACGTGCTGGCCGTCGTCGACCGGGAACTGGGCGCCGACTTCGACCCGGACACCTTCGACCACGTGGCCCTGTGGGACGCCGAGCGCGAGTGGATCGAGATGCGGCTGCGCTCCCGTACCGCGCAGACCGTGAAGGTGCCCGCGCTGGACCTGGCCGTGGACTTCGCGGCGGGCGAGGAGCTGCGCACCGAGGTGTCGGCGAAGTTCCGCCGGGACGGAATCACCGGCGAACTGGCCGATGCCGGGCTTGAGTTGACGCACTGGTGGACCGACGCGGAGGGCCGGTTCGCGCTGTCGCTGAGCGTGGCCCAGTGAAGCGGAGGCGGGATCAGAGGCTGGGGGTCAGCTCCTCGGTGATCCTGCGGGAGGCGCGGCGGGCCTCGGTCGCCGGGTCCGCGCCGCGGAGCACCCGGGTCATGTACTCCTTGATCGGATTGTCGGCCTCGACGTCGGCCCACTGAGGGGTGCTGGGGGTCGCCCGCCCGTGCGCCGCGCCCGCGGCCATGGCGGCGACCCCCTCCTCGCCCGCGACCGCGCCCGTCAGCGTGGTCTTGTTGGGCACGTAGTTCATGGTGCGGGCGAGTTCGGTGTCCCACGTGGCGCCGGTGAGCGCGCCGACGACGGCGGTCGCCGCGAACTGGTCCCTGGTGTTCTGGGGGACGACGAGGTCGGAGCCGCCGGTGAACACGGCGCCCGGCCGGGCGGCGGTCTTCCCGGGCACCGGGAAGAAGCCCAGCTTGCCCTTCAGACCCGGGTTCTGCCGGACGATCGACTGGGCGAGCCCGGGTACGGCGACGATCTGCGCGACCTGGCCGCCGGCGAACACCCCGGCCTGGGGCGGGTGTTCCTCGTCGGCGCCCACGGGACCCCGGCCGAGGGCCTGGAGCCGGCGGTAGAAGTCCATGCCGCGCAGCGCGGCCGCGGTGTCCAGGGTGCCCTTCCAGTCGTAGTCCTTCTGCACGGCGAGGTCGCCGCCCTCGTCCCAGATGAAGCCGGAGAGCGTGTACCAGTCCTGTCCGGCGAGGTAAATGCCCTGGTTGCGGCCGGAGTTGAGCTTCTCGGTATCGGCGAGCCACTCGTCGCGGGTCTTCGGCGGGCCGCTGATGCCGGCCGCCTCGAACAGGTCCTTGCGGTAGATGACGACGCGGTTGGCCGCGTACCAGGGGATGCCGTACTGCGCGTTGCCGTCCTTGCCGGGCTCGGCGAGGCCGGGCAGCCACTGGTCCTTGCCCCAGTCGCGCATCGACTCCAGGGTGAGATCGGCGAGTCGGCCGCCGTCGGCGTACAGCGGCACCTGGGTGTTGCCGACCTCGATGACGTCGGGTCCGTCGCCGGAGGTGTCCTTGAGCGCCGTGCGGACCTTCTCGACGATGCCGGTCCACTGCTGGATGCGGATGTCGAGGCGCAGGTCCTGGTGGGTGCGCTCGAAGTCCCCGGTGAAGCGCCGGAGGAACTCCTCGGAGGCGCTGTCCTTCATCAGCCACACGGTGACGGTCTTGCGCCCGTGCCCGCCCGGGAGCATCCCGCAGGCGCTCACGAGGCAGCCGGTGGCACAGACGAGGGCGAGCAGACGACGTCTCACGAGGGGTCCTGTTCTGTCTGGCAAGGTGCGGACAGGCGTGGGGGCCCGACGTGGGGGGACGAGCGGCGGCGCTCGCACGGGTGTGCTGGATTTTGGTATGGACCAATGCAGAGGTCAAGGGCGGGGCCATGGGCTACCCGCGGTAGTTCCGGGACGCCGTGCGGGCGGGGCGGGGATGCGGCACGGTGGAGGGTGGCCTGACCCGAGAGGAGCACCCTCATGTCGAATCACACCTATCGCGTCACCGAGATCGTCGGCACCTCGCACGAAGGTATCGACCAGGCCATCCGCAACGGCATCGCGCGCGCCGACCAGACGCTGCGCAATCTGGACTGGTTCGTGGTGACGGAGGTGCGCGGGCAGATCGAGAACGGGCGGATCGAGCACTACCAGGTGGGGCTGAAGGTGGGCTTCCGCATCGAGGACGGCACCTGACGCCCCTCAGGTGCGGCCCTCCCGCTCCTGAACCTCTTCCAGCACGACGGACTTCGCGGTCCAGCGGGCCCGTACGACGCGGAACCCGGCGCGTTCGGCGTCGTCACAGACCAGTTCGTCGTCGTCCACGACGAAGCGGATCTCACGGCCCTGGGCGAGCCGGCGCAGGATCTCCAGCTTGGTGAACCGAGCGGGCCTGCGATCGGCGTTGCCCCGCATGAACACCCGCCCCTCGGGCAGCCCGTGGGCCGCGAGCCAGTCCAGAGTGTCTCGCCGGCACCGCTCGGGGCGGCCGGTGAGATAGACGACCTCGCACGCGCGGGCGCTCTCCACGGCCAGCGCGATGCCCTCGGTGATCGGCGGATCCTGGGGCGCGGCCGCGAAGAACCCGTCCCAGTCCCGCGGCCGTTCTTCGAGAAAGTGCTGCCGGTGGCCGGTGTCGGCCAGGGTGTTGTCGAGGTCGAACACGGCGAGCGGCCGCTTGCTGCTGTCGGTCACCCCGCCACCCTAGCCAGGACCCGCCGCCCGGGAATCCCCGGTCCCGCAGCGCGTTGACACCTGTGTGAGCAGCTCAGTGATCGCCCGGACCCGGTTCTCCGTCCTCGACCGTTCCCGCACCCGCGCGGGACGGCCGCCCGCCGAGGCGCTGCGGGACACCGTCGCGCTGGCCCGTCGTGCGGAGGCCCTGGGCTACCACCGTTTCTGGGTGTCCGAGCACCACGGCGTGCCCGGTGTCGCCGGGTCCGCGCCGACCGTGCTCGCCGCCGCTGTCGCCGCGGCCACCCGCACCATCCGGGTCGGCACCGGCGGGGTGATGCTGCCCAACCACCGGCCCCTCGTCGTCGCCGAGCAGTTCGGCGTACTGGAGGCGCTGTTCCCCGGGCGGATCGACATGGGGCTCGGGCGGTCCGTCGGCTTCACCGACGGGGTGCGCAGGGCCCTCGGCCGGGACAAGGAGGACGCCGAGGACTTCGCGGCCCAGCTCGGCGAGCTGCTCGGCTGGTTCGAGGGCACCTCGCCGACCGGGGTGCACGCCCGCCCCGCCGAGGGCCTGCGGGTGCCGCCGTTCGTGCTGGCCATGGGCGAAGGCGCGCGGATCGCGGCGCGCGCCGGGCTGCCCATGGTCATCGGGGACCTCCGGCACCGCGAGAAGATGCTGCGCGGCATCGACCGCTATCGCACCGAGTTCCGCCCCTCCCCCTGGGCGTCCGCGCCGTACGTCGTGGTCTCCGGCACGATCGCGGTCGCCGGCACCGAGGCGCAGGCGCGGCGGCTGCTGGTGCCCGAGGCCTGGTCGATGGCGTACTCCCGCACCCACGGCACCTTCCCGCCGCTCGCCCCCGCCGAGGAGACCGAGGCCCGCGCGATGACCGCGAAGGAGCGGGATCTCTACGAGTCCGGGCTCGCGGGGCACATCGCGGGCACGGCGGAACAGGTCGCCCACGAGCTGGAGACGGTGCTGAAGGAGTCGGGCGCCGACGAGGTCCTGGTCACCACCAGCGCCTACGACCGTACGGCCCTGCTGGACTCCTACCGGCGGCTCGCCGGCCTCTTCGCCCCGGGCCGCTGACGCCCGAGATGCGAGCGCGGCCGGGGCCGGTGACCCTGGGAGGGGAAGCCTCACACGACCAGGAGGGCTGCCATGTCCGTGATGGACAAGCTCAAGCAGATGCTCAAGGGCCACGAGGACCAGGCCCGGCAGGGTGTCGACAAGGCGGGCGACGCGTTCGACGCGAAGACCCAGAACAAATACAGCTCCCAGACCGACGCCGCGCAGAAGAAGATCGACGAGCAGCTCGGAATCCAGGAACAAGACCGGGACAACCCTCCGCAGTAGCGGTGCGCGGGCGCGGATAGAGTTGCGCGTCTATGCACCACCCACATGACCCCTACGTCCGCGTCCGCGGCGCCCGCGAGCACAACCTGAAGGGCGTCGACGTGGACATCCCGCGGGACGTACTGGCCGTGTTCACCGGCGTGTCCGGCTCGGGGAAGTCGTCCCTGGCGTTCGGCACGATCTACGCCGAGGCCCAGCGGCGCTACTTCGAGTCGGTCGCGCCGTACGCGCGCCGGCTCATCCACCAGGTCGGGGCGCCCAAGGTCGGGGAGATCACCGGGCTGCCGCCCGCGGTCTCGCTCCAGCAGCGCCGCGCGGCTCCCACCTCCCGTTCCTCGGTGGGCACGGTCACCAATCTCTCCAACTCCCTGCGCATGCTGTTCTCGCGCGCCGGGGAGTATCCGCCGGGCGCCGAACGCCTGGACTCGGACGCGTTCTCGCCGAACACGGCGGCCGGTGCCTGCCCGGAGTGCCACGGCCTCGGCCAGGTCCACGACACGTCCGAGGAACTGCTGGTCCCGGACCCCGCGCTGTCGATCCGCGAGGGCGCGATCGCCGCCTGGCCGGGTGCCTGGCAGGGCAAGAACCTGCGGGACATCCTCGACACTCTCGGCCACGACGTCGACCGGCCCTGGCGCGAACTCCCGGCCGAAGAGCGCGCGTGGATCCTGTTCACGGACGAGCAGCCGGTCGTCACCGTCCACCCGGTACGGGACGCCGACCGCATCCAACGGCCGTACCAGGGCACGTACATGAGCGCTCGCCGGTATGTGCTGAAGACCTTCGCGGACACCAAGTCCCAGGCGCTGCGCGCGAAGGCGGAACGTTTTCTGACCGCCGCGCCGTGCCGGGTGTGCGGGGGCAGCCGACTGCGGCCGGAGGCGCTCGCGGTGACCTTCGGCGGCCGCAGCATCGCCGAGCTGGCCGCGCTGCCGCTGACGGACCTGGCCGGACTGCTCGACGGCCACGACGAGACCGCCCGGGTGCTCACCGAGGACCTGCGGTCCCGGATCGCACCGGTGGTCGAACTGGGCCTCGGCTACCTCAGCCTCGACCGGTCCACTCCCACCCTCTCGGCGGGCGAGCTGCAACGACTGCGCCTGGCCACCCAGTTGCGCTCCGGGCTGTTCGGCGTGGTGTACGTCCTGGACGAGCCGTCGGCCGGACTGCACCCGGCGGACACCGAGGCGCTGCTGACCGTGCTGGAGCGGCTGAAGGCGGCCGGGAACTCGGTGTTCGTGGTGGAGCACCATCTGGAGGTGGTGCGCGGCGCGGACTGGCTGGTGGACGTCGGCCCCGGCGCGGGCGAGCACGGCGGACAGGTGCTGTACAGCGGGCCGCCCGCCGAGCTGGAGTGCGTCGAGGAGTCGGCGACGGCGGCCTATCTGTTCGACGAGTCTCCGGGGGCCGCTCGCCAAGTCCGCGAGCCGCGCGGCTGGTTGACGGTCGGCCCCGTGAGCCGGCACAACCTGCGCGCGGTGACGGCGCGGTTCCCGCGGGCCGCGTTCACCGCTGTCACCGGTGTCTCCGGTTCCGGAAAGTCCACACTCATCGGCGAGTTGACCGAGGAGCTGGCGGGCGTGGAGCGGCTGGTCCGGGTCGACCAGCGGCCGATCGGACGGACCCCGCGCTCCAATCTGGCCACCTACACCGGCCTGTTCGACGTCGTCCGCAAGGTGTTCGCCGGCACCGAGGAGGCGCGCTCGCGCGGGTACGGCGTCGGACGGTTCTCCTTCAACGTGGCGGGGGGCCGCTGCGAGACCTGTCAGGGCGAGGGGTTCGTCAGCGTCGAGCTGCTGTTCCTGCCGAGCACCTACGCGCCCTGCCCGGACTGCGGGGGTGCCCGCTACAACCCCGAGACACTTCAGGTGACGTACCGGGAACGGAACATCGCCGAGGTGCTCGATCTGACGGTGGAGGCGGCTGCGAGGTTCTTCGCGGACGTCCCGGCCGCCGCCCGGAGCCTGGGCACCCTGCTCGGCGTGGGCCTCGGCTATCTGAGGCTCGGGCAGCCGGCGACCGAGCTGTCCGGCGGCGAGGCCCAGCGGATCAAGCTGGCGAGCGAGCTGCAGCGCGGCCGGCGCGGCCACACCCTGTACCTGCTGGACGAGCCCACCACCGGGCTGCATCCGGCCGACGTCGAGGTGCTGATGGAGCGGCTGCACGGGCTGGTCGACGCCGGGCACACGGTCGTGGTGGTCGAGCACGACATGACGGTCGTCGCGGGCGCCGACTGGGTGATCGACCTGGGTCCGGGCGGCGGCGACCGGGGCGGCCGGGTCGTGGCGTCCGGTCCGCCGGAACAGGTGGCCCGGTCGGCGGCCAGCGCCACCGCGCCGTATCTGGCCCGGGTCATGCCGTGAGTGCCGCGCGTCGCCGACGCGTGCGGCATACCCACCACCCACGAGATGCATTCATCCCCGGCGTGAACGCCGGGGATGAATGGAAGAGTCCCGGTAACCGCCCGTCCCGGGCCCGCCCGCGACCAGGGCCGTGTGCGTCCAGGCCGGTTCCGGGCTCACCGGCGTGGCCGCGCGGGCCAGGGTACGGCGGTCGGGGTGGGCGCCCGGCGGGATGAGCGGCCGTATCTCCACTTCGGCGATCAGGCCCCGGGCGCGGGCCACCCGCCACAGGGAGGCGAGCAGGGTGTCCTCGCCGACGAACGCCGCCGCCGTGCCGGGGCCGCCGTCCTGCTGCCGGTAGCGCAGTTCGACCGGCTGCACGGGCACGCCCGCGTCGAGCGCGGCCTGGAAGACGGCCCGGTGGAAGCGGCCGTGGGCCCGTCCGCACCAGGTGCTGCCCTCGGGGAAGGCGGCCACGGCCGCGCCCGCGCGCAGCGCCCCGGCGATCCGGTCGACCGTCTCGGGCAGGGCGCGCAGCCGGTCCCGCTCGATGAACAGAGCCCCGCCGCGCGCGGCCAGTGCACCCGCCACCGGCCACTGCCGGATCTCGGTCTTGGCGAGCATGCGGGCCGGGCGTACGGCGGTGAGCAGCGGGATGTCCAGCCACGAGACGTGGTTGGCGACCAGCAGCAGCCCGCCCGCCGGAGCGGGGGTCCCGGTGAGGCGGACCCGGACCCCGACGGCCCGCACGATCGCCCGGCACCACCGCCTGACCCACTCGGCGGGGATCCGGCCGCCGAACGGGGACAGCGCGATCCCGGCCAGCACCAGAGCCACGACGGCGGTCAGCCGCAGCACCGCCCGGGGTACGGCCGCCGCGGTGCGGGCCTGCTCCACACAGGCGCCCGGGGTGCAGGGCGCGCTGGGCAGCCAGACGCTCATCAGGCCGGCACGAGGGAGAGGAAGTGCCGCAGATAGCGCGCGTTGACCCGGCGCATCGACAGCAGCACGTACAGGTCGGCGACCCCGAAGTCCGGATCGTGCGCGGGTTCACCGCACACCCAGGCGCCGAGGCGGAGGTAGCCACGCAGCAGGGCGGGCAGCTCGCTGTGCCCGGCGGGGGCCCCGGCGTTCGGGGTCCAGGGCAGCAGCGGCCGTACCCGGAACTCCTCGGGGGCCAGGTTCTTGGCGCGCACCCGCTCCCAGGTGGCGGTCGCGAGGGCGCCGCCGTCGGCGAGCGGTATCGAGCAGCAGCCGGCCAGCCACTCGTGCCCGCGGTCGACCATGTAGCGGGCGATGCCGGCCCAGATCAGGCTGATGACGGCGCCGTCGCGGTGGTCGGGGTGCACGCAGGAGCGGCCGACCTCGACCAGGCCGGGCCGGATCGCGTCGAGGGCGCTCAGCTCGAACTCGCCCTCGGAGTAGAGCCGCCCGGCGACCGCGGCCCGCTCCGGGGGCAGCAGCCGGTAGGTGCCGACGACCTGGCCGGTCACGGTGTCGCGGACCAGCAGGTGGTCGCAGTAGGCGTCGAAGGCGTCGATGTCGAGGCCCGGCTCCGAGGTGGCCAGCAGGGCCCCCAGCTCCCCGGCGAAGACGTCGTGCCGCAGCCGCTGCGCGGCACGCACGTCGTCCTCGTCGCGGGCGAGGGTGACGCTGTAGCGGGTGGGTGCCGCGGGCTGCGGGGGACGGTCGAGGGTGGACACGCCGGTCATGGCTCTCTCCATGGTCACGGGCCGGTTCGGCGACAGCGGCGGCGGGCTCGGTGTGTACGGCCCGTCGCTCCTGTTCTTCCGACGCCGGTTGGCGTCAGCGTGACCTGAGCGGGGAGAGCGGATGTGGGAATGCTGAACGCCGGGGGCCTCATGATCGGGGAAACCAGACGGGGCCGGGGATGAGCACCACTCCCGGCCCCGCCCGTCCGCCCCCTGTTGTCGGCGAACGTTCTTCTTCTTCCGGTGGCGCTACCGCTTGCCCGCCTTCCGGGTGGCCCGCAGCCACTCCCTGTTCATACCGGTGATCGACACCAGCGGAATGCCCTTCGGACAGGCCGTCGCGCACTCACCGGTCAGCGTGCACCCGCCGAAGCCCTCCGCGTCCATCTGCGCCACCATGTCCAGCACCCGCGTCTCCCGCTCGGGTGCCCCCTGGGGCAGCACGTTGAGATGGTTGATCTTGGCGGAGGTGAACAGCATCGCCGCGCCGTTGGGGCACGCGGCCACGCACGCCCCGCAGCCGATGCACTCCGCGTGCTCGAAGGCGAAGTCGGCGTCGGCCTTCGGCACCGGCGTGGCGTGGGCCTCGGGCGCGGAGCCGGTGGGCGCGGTGACATAGCCGCCGGCCTGGATGATCCGGTCGAACGCGGACCGGTCGACGACCAGGTCCTTGATCACCGGGAACGCGGCCGCCCGCCACGGCTCGATGTCGATCGTGTCGCCGTCCTTGAAGGACCGCATGTGCAGCTGGCAGGTGGTGGTGCGCTCCGGGCCGTGCGCGTCGCCGTTGATCACGAGGGAACAGGCGCCGCAGATGCCCTCGCGGCAGTCGTGGTCGAAGGCGACGGGGGCCTCGCCGGACAGGATGAGCTGTTCGTTGAGGACGTCCAGCATCTCCAGGAAGGACATGTCGGACGAGATGCCGTCCACCTCGTACGTGGACATCGCTCCGTCGGCGCCGGCGT encodes:
- the egtD gene encoding L-histidine N(alpha)-methyltransferase: MSPLHVTRTLPEDATDAALRADVLHGLTDHPKWLPPKWFYDARGSELFEQITELPEYYPTRAEREILLARSGEIAAASGARTLVELGSGSSEKTRHLLDALTPAAYVPVDVSESALTQAGQALVEERPGLEVHALIADFTAPLTLPATPGPRLLAFLGGTIGNLLPDERGKFLASVRGLLAPGDGLLLGTDLVKDENVLVRAYDDAAGVTAEFNKNVLAVVDRELGADFDPDTFDHVALWDAEREWIEMRLRSRTAQTVKVPALDLAVDFAAGEELRTEVSAKFRRDGITGELADAGLELTHWWTDAEGRFALSLSVAQ
- a CDS encoding extracellular solute-binding protein — translated: MRRRLLALVCATGCLVSACGMLPGGHGRKTVTVWLMKDSASEEFLRRFTGDFERTHQDLRLDIRIQQWTGIVEKVRTALKDTSGDGPDVIEVGNTQVPLYADGGRLADLTLESMRDWGKDQWLPGLAEPGKDGNAQYGIPWYAANRVVIYRKDLFEAAGISGPPKTRDEWLADTEKLNSGRNQGIYLAGQDWYTLSGFIWDEGGDLAVQKDYDWKGTLDTAAALRGMDFYRRLQALGRGPVGADEEHPPQAGVFAGGQVAQIVAVPGLAQSIVRQNPGLKGKLGFFPVPGKTAARPGAVFTGGSDLVVPQNTRDQFAATAVVGALTGATWDTELARTMNYVPNKTTLTGAVAGEEGVAAMAAGAAHGRATPSTPQWADVEADNPIKEYMTRVLRGADPATEARRASRRITEELTPSL
- a CDS encoding dodecin; the encoded protein is MSNHTYRVTEIVGTSHEGIDQAIRNGIARADQTLRNLDWFVVTEVRGQIENGRIEHYQVGLKVGFRIEDGT
- a CDS encoding LNS2 domain-containing protein, which produces MTDSSKRPLAVFDLDNTLADTGHRQHFLEERPRDWDGFFAAAPQDPPITEGIALAVESARACEVVYLTGRPERCRRDTLDWLAAHGLPEGRVFMRGNADRRPARFTKLEILRRLAQGREIRFVVDDDELVCDDAERAGFRVVRARWTAKSVVLEEVQEREGRT
- a CDS encoding LLM class flavin-dependent oxidoreductase, with amino-acid sequence MSSSVIARTRFSVLDRSRTRAGRPPAEALRDTVALARRAEALGYHRFWVSEHHGVPGVAGSAPTVLAAAVAAATRTIRVGTGGVMLPNHRPLVVAEQFGVLEALFPGRIDMGLGRSVGFTDGVRRALGRDKEDAEDFAAQLGELLGWFEGTSPTGVHARPAEGLRVPPFVLAMGEGARIAARAGLPMVIGDLRHREKMLRGIDRYRTEFRPSPWASAPYVVVSGTIAVAGTEAQARRLLVPEAWSMAYSRTHGTFPPLAPAEETEARAMTAKERDLYESGLAGHIAGTAEQVAHELETVLKESGADEVLVTTSAYDRTALLDSYRRLAGLFAPGR
- a CDS encoding antitoxin — encoded protein: MSVMDKLKQMLKGHEDQARQGVDKAGDAFDAKTQNKYSSQTDAAQKKIDEQLGIQEQDRDNPPQ
- a CDS encoding excinuclease ABC subunit UvrA → MHHPHDPYVRVRGAREHNLKGVDVDIPRDVLAVFTGVSGSGKSSLAFGTIYAEAQRRYFESVAPYARRLIHQVGAPKVGEITGLPPAVSLQQRRAAPTSRSSVGTVTNLSNSLRMLFSRAGEYPPGAERLDSDAFSPNTAAGACPECHGLGQVHDTSEELLVPDPALSIREGAIAAWPGAWQGKNLRDILDTLGHDVDRPWRELPAEERAWILFTDEQPVVTVHPVRDADRIQRPYQGTYMSARRYVLKTFADTKSQALRAKAERFLTAAPCRVCGGSRLRPEALAVTFGGRSIAELAALPLTDLAGLLDGHDETARVLTEDLRSRIAPVVELGLGYLSLDRSTPTLSAGELQRLRLATQLRSGLFGVVYVLDEPSAGLHPADTEALLTVLERLKAAGNSVFVVEHHLEVVRGADWLVDVGPGAGEHGGQVLYSGPPAELECVEESATAAYLFDESPGAARQVREPRGWLTVGPVSRHNLRAVTARFPRAAFTAVTGVSGSGKSTLIGELTEELAGVERLVRVDQRPIGRTPRSNLATYTGLFDVVRKVFAGTEEARSRGYGVGRFSFNVAGGRCETCQGEGFVSVELLFLPSTYAPCPDCGGARYNPETLQVTYRERNIAEVLDLTVEAAARFFADVPAAARSLGTLLGVGLGYLRLGQPATELSGGEAQRIKLASELQRGRRGHTLYLLDEPTTGLHPADVEVLMERLHGLVDAGHTVVVVEHDMTVVAGADWVIDLGPGGGDRGGRVVASGPPEQVARSAASATAPYLARVMP
- a CDS encoding lysophospholipid acyltransferase family protein produces the protein MSVWLPSAPCTPGACVEQARTAAAVPRAVLRLTAVVALVLAGIALSPFGGRIPAEWVRRWCRAIVRAVGVRVRLTGTPAPAGGLLLVANHVSWLDIPLLTAVRPARMLAKTEIRQWPVAGALAARGGALFIERDRLRALPETVDRIAGALRAGAAVAAFPEGSTWCGRAHGRFHRAVFQAALDAGVPVQPVELRYRQQDGGPGTAAAFVGEDTLLASLWRVARARGLIAEVEIRPLIPPGAHPDRRTLARAATPVSPEPAWTHTALVAGGPGTGGYRDSSIHPRRSRRG
- a CDS encoding GNAT family N-acetyltransferase — encoded protein: MTGVSTLDRPPQPAAPTRYSVTLARDEDDVRAAQRLRHDVFAGELGALLATSEPGLDIDAFDAYCDHLLVRDTVTGQVVGTYRLLPPERAAVAGRLYSEGEFELSALDAIRPGLVEVGRSCVHPDHRDGAVISLIWAGIARYMVDRGHEWLAGCCSIPLADGGALATATWERVRAKNLAPEEFRVRPLLPWTPNAGAPAGHSELPALLRGYLRLGAWVCGEPAHDPDFGVADLYVLLSMRRVNARYLRHFLSLVPA
- a CDS encoding succinate dehydrogenase/fumarate reductase iron-sulfur subunit, translating into MKLTLRVWRQKNAGADGAMSTYEVDGISSDMSFLEMLDVLNEQLILSGEAPVAFDHDCREGICGACSLVINGDAHGPERTTTCQLHMRSFKDGDTIDIEPWRAAAFPVIKDLVVDRSAFDRIIQAGGYVTAPTGSAPEAHATPVPKADADFAFEHAECIGCGACVAACPNGAAMLFTSAKINHLNVLPQGAPERETRVLDMVAQMDAEGFGGCTLTGECATACPKGIPLVSITGMNREWLRATRKAGKR